A stretch of the Triplophysa dalaica isolate WHDGS20190420 chromosome 19, ASM1584641v1, whole genome shotgun sequence genome encodes the following:
- the ch25hl2 gene encoding cholesterol 25-hydroxylase-like protein 2, giving the protein MRVEPLSGELDVSNGTWALSEHSLLQPVWDYLQQNHEGTLRSPLFPVVLSVSTYLVLVLFFTVLDLLAPTWPSIRRYQIHQDRTVTWSNIGTTLALTTYNHLLYIFPAAVAQWLWRPPMPLPREAPTVSAFLLGVVGCTVVFDFQYYLWHLLHHRVGWLYRNFHALHHQYSQPFSLVTQYLSAWELFNVGFWATADPLLLQCHCLTAWAFMIFIIWVSTEDHCGYDFPWAMHRLIPFGLWGGTLRHDAHHRQPGTNFAPFFAHWDWLGGTATMPPPMKTKRNRDRKAA; this is encoded by the coding sequence ATGCGCGTGGAGCCATTGAGCGGTGAGTTGGACGTCAGCAACGGAACCTGGGCTCTCTCCGAGCACTCCTTGCTGCAGCCCGTCTGGGATTACCTTCAGCAGAACCACGAGGGCACCTTGCGCTCCCCTCTGTTCCCCGTCGTCCTCTCTGTGTCCACGTACCTGGTGCTGGTGTTGTTCTTCACCGTGCTGGACCTGCTGGCTCCCACCTGGCCCTCCATCCGCCGTTATCAGATCCATCAGGACCGCACGGTCACCTGGTCCAACATCGGCACCACGTTGGCTCTCACCACATACAACCATCTGCTGTACATCTTCCCCGCCGCCGTGGCCCAGTGGCTTTGGCGACCACCCATGCCGTTACCCCGGGAGGCACCCACCGTCTCCGCCTTCCTGCTGGGCGTCGTGGGGTGCACGGTGGTGTTCGACTTCCAGTATTACTTATGGCACCTCCTGCATCATCGCGTGGGCTGGCTGTACCGAAACTTTCATGCGCTCCATCACCAGTATAGCCAACCCTTCAGCCTGGTTACGCAGTACCTGTCCGCCTGGGAGCTGTTCAACGTTGGATTCTGGGCCACGGCGGACCCCTTGCTTCTCCAGTGCCACTGTCTTACCGCCTGGGCATTCATGATCTTTATCATCTGGGTGTCCACGGAGGACCACTGCGGCTACGACTTCCCTTGGGCCATGCACCGGCTGATTCCCTTCGGCCTTTGGGGGGGGACACTGCGGCACGACGCTCACCACCGGCAGCCGGGCACTAACTTTGCCCCTTTCTTTGCCCACTGGGACTGGCTGGGGGGCACGGCCACCATGCCCCCTCCAATGAAAACGAAGCGGAATAGAGATAGAAAGGCAGCCTGA